A single region of the Vicia villosa cultivar HV-30 ecotype Madison, WI linkage group LG4, Vvil1.0, whole genome shotgun sequence genome encodes:
- the LOC131598140 gene encoding uncharacterized protein LOC131598140 has protein sequence MEITWALFRDAFLEEKNPEYVHEKKEVEFLELKQGNGTAAEYAARFQELIKYCPHYNTMNAESMESASHYKSSNDGKGQYRGKPYDEKKKQKSGYGGKPSGRGASTPVKCYKCGVEGHCANECNMNFGNCFKCDKSDHKIVDCRVGLGVTCYNQKKDDRINALKGLKEEVAVTQ, from the exons ATGGAAATTACTTGggctcttttccgtgatgcatttttggaagaaaaaaatcCGGAATATGTGCATGAAAAGAAAGAGGTGGAATTTCTGGaattgaagcaaggaaatggaaCGGCGGCAGAGTATGCTGCAAGATTCCAAGAGTTAATTAAGTATTGTCCTCattacaatactatgaatgcagagag TAtggagagtgcttctcactacaagtCTTCGAATGATGGGAAAGGACAATACCGTGGTAAACCGTATGATGAAAAGAAGAAGCAGAAATCTGGTTATGGCGGAAAGCCAAGTGGGAGAGGAGCTAGTACTCCGGTTAAGTGCTACAAGTGTGGTGTCGAAGGACATtgtgccaatgaatgcaacatgaATTTTGGGAACTGTTTCAAGTGTGACAAGTCGGATCACAAAATTGTGGATTGTAGAGTTGGTTTgggtgtgacttgctacaaccaGAAGAAGGATGATCGGATCAATGCTTTGAAAGGTCTCAAGGAGGAGGTGGCTGTTACACAGTAA
- the LOC131598142 gene encoding uncharacterized protein LOC131598142 produces the protein MSQKSVSIDSYRSHRMRQECHCGLDAPLMTAWTDTNPGRRFFGCGMYKVQGFKKCSNFVWLDEEMNPRAKEVISCLMQKLNEEKQRVKDSFAKEEELKMKMKLIKKQLKFNWVMTIVVLLHGLSISEVAYVNSRGAYCKQTVGVGQ, from the exons ATGTCTCAAAAGTCTGTGTCAATTGATAGCTACAGAAGTCACAGAATGAGACAGGAATGTCACTGCGGTCTCGATGCTCCATTGATGACGGCCTGGACCGATACAAACCCAGGACGTCGCTTTTTCGGTTGTGGGATGTACAAGGTTCAAGGTTTCAAGAAGTGCAGTAACTTTGTTTGGCTTGATGAGGAAATGAACCCTAGGGCAAAAGAAGTAATTTCGTGCTTAATGCAAAAGTTGAATGAAGAAAAGCAGAGGGTTAAGGATTCATtcgcaaaagaagaagaattgaagatgaagatgaaactgATAAAGAAACAGTTGAAGTTTAATTGGGTCATGACCATTGTTGTGTTG TTGCATGGTTTATCAATCAGTGAAGTTGCTTATGTTAACAGTAGAGGTGCCT ATTGTAAACAAACTGTTGGTGTTGGTCAATAG
- the LOC131598141 gene encoding uncharacterized protein LOC131598141, which produces MENQKNVYIKKNDSKRIVVKCMEGCKFHLRFSMRNGQNYWQIVSYVSDHTCFRTADNRNAKTQWLAIRFTQLLRHSPYMKPAGLVAETLQRWGSKITIDQVYRAKRKALEMIQGAGIDQFRHLRSYGEELLRSNPKSTVVIKCAENNGNPAFERIYICLDACKSGFATYCRPIIGLDACFLKGDYGGQLMSAIGRDANNQIYPIAYAVVEAETKDSWQWFLHILLEDLGAFNDRCYGFISDQHKGLVPAIQELGDNMEQRMCVKHLYGNWKKKHSGLMLKQAMWAAARATCVPMFDREMEKLKLLKPDAWKDMADIPAKYWSRSHFKTFSKCDIQVNNMCEAFNRVILEHRDKPIITLLEGIKHYITKRITKQKTLLQDYEGVICPRIQLLIENNKQEAQNWTPSWHGNDDLSIFRATNGVETYCVNLKNESCSCRKWEFKLTFGKCYANIVYPNNGPQLWTNVDHVPMSPPVMRRAIGRPKKMRNKTSDEPQNPFVLPKKFGTVTCNKCGQAGHNKRSCKGKRAADRQIPKGGNKAKKSKTTSKAKKIKGKEKPVEIGQGSQAPQPTQD; this is translated from the exons atggaaaatcaaaagaatgtgTATATCAAGAAAAATGATTCTAAAAGGATTGTAGTTAAGTGTATGGAAGGCTGCAAGTTTCACTTAAGGTTCAGCATGAGGAATGGGCAGAATTATTGGCAgattgttagttatgtgagtgacCATACTTGTTTTAGAACTGCTGACAACAGGAATGCTAAGACTCAGTGGCTTGCAATTAGGTTTACACAATTGCTAAGGCACAGTCCATACATGAAGCCAGCTGGTCTAGTTGCTGAAACACTTCAGAGATGGGGTTCAAAGATAACTATAGATCAAGTATATAGGGCTAAAAGAAAGGCTTTGGAAATGATCCAAGGTGCTGGTATAGATCAATTCAGACACTTGAGAAGCTATGGAGAGGAGTTGTTGAGGTCCAATCCCAAGAGTACTGTGGTTATTAAATGTGCAGAAAACAATGGCAATCCAGCATTTGAGAGAATCTACATTTGTTTGGATGCCTGCAAGTCAGGATTTGCCACCTACTGTAGACCTATCATTGGATTGGATGCATGTTTTCTTAAGGGTGATTATGGTGGCCAACTGATGTCAGCTATAGGCAGAGATGCAAACAACCAAATATATCCAATAGCTTATGCAGTTGTTGAGGCTGAAACCAAAGACTCATGGCAGTGGTTCTTGCATATACTACTAGAAGATTTAGGAGCATTCAATGATAGGTGTTATGGCTTTATTTCTGACCAACATAAG GGTTTGGTTCCTGCTATCCAAGAATTAGGTGACAACATGGAGCAAAGAATGTGTGTCAAACACCTTTATGGTAATTGGAAGAAGAAACATTCTGGTTTGATGCTTAAACAGGCTATGTGGGCAGCAGCTAGAGCTACTTGTGTTCCTATGTTTGATAGAGAAATGGAGAAGTTGAAGCTTCTAAAGCCAGATGCATGGAAGGACATGGCTGACATTCCTGCTAAATATTGGTCAAGATCTCATTTCAAGACATTTTCAAAGTGTGATATTCAGGTTAATAACATGTGTGAGGCATTTAATAGGGTAATTTTAGAGCATCGAGACAAGCCAATCATAACACTTTTGGAAGGAATCAAGCATTATATCACAAAGAGGATAACTAAACAGAAGACACTATTACAGGACTATGAGGGTGTTATATGTCCTAGAATCCAATTGCTCATAGAGAATAACAAACAGGAGGCACAAAACTGGACCCCCTCTTGGCATGGAAATGATGACTTATCCATCTTTAGAGCTACCAATGGAGTTGAGACTTACTGTGTCAATCTGAAAAATGAATCATGTAGCTGCAGAAAATGGGAGTT CAAGCTTACATTTGGAAAGTGCTATGCTAACATTGTGTATCCAAATAATGGACCACAACTTTGGACCAATGTTGACCATGTGCCAATGTCTCCTCCTGTCATGAGAAGGGCAATTGGCCGTCCTAAGAAGATGAGGAACAAAACATCTGATGAGCCACAGAATCCCTTTGTTCTTCCTAAGAAGTTTGGAACTGTCACTTGCAACAAATGTGGACAAGCTGGACACAACAAGAGGAGTTGTAAGGGAAAGAGGGCAGCTGATAGGCAGATACCTAAAGGGGGCAACAAGGCAAAGAAATCTAAGACAACCAGTAAGGCGAAGAAGATTAAGGGAAAAGAAAAACCAGTTGAGATTGGTCAAGGATCTCAGGCACCTCAACCAACTCAGGATTAG